In methanogenic archaeon ISO4-H5, the following are encoded in one genomic region:
- a CDS encoding ATPase — MERLVYKELVRWKTDTNRKPLILDGVRQCGKTYLLKEFGSKEFDNCVYCNFEETPELKKLFDGNMEPSRIVRDIELIKNVKIKAGKTLLILDEIQECDSAITSLKYFHEHMQGLHIACAGSLLGILKSEASFPVGKVDTRHLYPMNFCEYLMAEGETSLAEFILSDPKPDEVSEPIHETLLRLLRDYCIVGGMPEVVYSWTKHHDVNKVDSLQKELLENYEKDFAKHGGDMVETLTSVWKSLPSFLSRENRKFIFKDLKKDGRSEDFRDPVQWLSNAHLIYKVDQIKGHAYPPSTERDEKQYKLYMCDIGLLRAMAGHPAGIMLTENDDTHLYKGGMYENLAVCELMSAGAEDLFYWREGRYEVELVSAIDGRSVPIEVKSGVNYSTESLNRYQNDYNISWAVIISKRLPKISNGRTTTPFYLAANIQRRGTTYLGDSYVNTSGLPYEFLFGKDDWAEDSEGLKIVIPADKHHRGQRPECIVQIKEENEWKDAGANISMNEGDIVIRSDIRFDGRAIIRL, encoded by the coding sequence ATGGAAAGGTTAGTCTACAAAGAATTGGTCAGGTGGAAGACGGATACAAACCGTAAACCCCTCATATTGGACGGGGTACGCCAATGCGGAAAGACCTACCTTTTGAAAGAATTCGGATCGAAGGAATTCGACAACTGTGTCTACTGCAATTTCGAAGAAACGCCGGAACTGAAAAAGCTGTTCGACGGCAATATGGAACCTTCCAGGATAGTCCGCGACATAGAACTGATAAAGAATGTCAAGATAAAAGCGGGGAAAACCCTCCTCATACTGGATGAGATCCAGGAATGCGATTCGGCAATAACCTCGCTAAAATATTTTCACGAGCACATGCAGGGGCTGCATATCGCATGTGCCGGATCCCTTCTGGGGATACTGAAATCCGAAGCATCCTTCCCTGTCGGCAAAGTGGATACCAGACACCTGTATCCTATGAATTTCTGCGAATACCTGATGGCCGAGGGAGAGACATCCCTTGCCGAATTCATCCTCTCGGATCCGAAACCGGACGAGGTCTCCGAACCGATCCATGAAACGCTTCTGAGATTACTGAGAGACTACTGCATAGTCGGCGGGATGCCCGAGGTCGTTTATTCGTGGACAAAACATCACGATGTCAATAAGGTGGACTCCCTTCAGAAAGAGCTGCTCGAGAACTATGAAAAAGATTTCGCCAAACACGGAGGGGACATGGTGGAGACTCTCACCTCGGTATGGAAATCCCTACCGTCATTCCTGTCCAGGGAAAACCGTAAGTTCATCTTCAAGGACCTGAAGAAAGACGGGAGATCGGAGGATTTCCGGGACCCTGTCCAGTGGCTCAGCAACGCACACCTCATTTACAAGGTCGATCAGATCAAAGGCCATGCATATCCGCCGTCCACGGAACGGGATGAAAAGCAATACAAACTGTACATGTGCGACATAGGACTTCTGAGGGCCATGGCGGGCCATCCTGCGGGAATAATGCTCACGGAGAACGATGACACCCATCTTTACAAAGGGGGCATGTACGAGAACCTGGCCGTATGCGAACTGATGTCGGCCGGTGCGGAAGATCTCTTCTATTGGAGGGAGGGCAGATACGAGGTCGAACTCGTATCAGCAATTGACGGCAGATCCGTTCCCATTGAAGTCAAATCCGGGGTCAATTACTCCACGGAATCGCTGAACAGGTATCAGAATGATTACAACATATCATGGGCGGTCATAATCTCCAAGAGACTGCCCAAAATATCGAACGGGAGGACGACGACCCCGTTCTATCTCGCAGCGAATATCCAACGCAGAGGAACAACCTACCTCGGAGACAGTTATGTGAACACGTCCGGATTGCCGTACGAGTTCCTGTTCGGCAAAGACGATTGGGCCGAGGACTCTGAAGGATTGAAAATCGTCATCCCTGCTGACAAACATCATCGCGGACAGAGGCCCGAATGCATCGTTCAGATTAAGGAAGAAAATGAATGGAAGGATGCTGGTGCTAATATTTCGATGAATGAGGGGGATATCGTTATCAGGTCTGACATAAGATTCGACGGCAGAGCGATAATCAGATTGTGA